ATCGTTTTGGGCGCTATCGATGAAGATTGCGCGTCTGCGGGCACTGCCAAACACAGCGCAGTTCCGAGAGCTGCCATGGCTCCACTCGCCAGGAACCCGACATTCAGCTTTCTATTCATGTTCTTCTTCCTTTCTTAAGTCTGTTGTGTGTCCTGATGTGTTGGAGCCAAATAGTTAGAGGGGAGTTTACTGGTTGACGCCACTGGCCAGAAAGCCGCCATCGACAACCAGAACCTGACCGGTGACGAAGGATGAGGCCTCAGAGGCAAGATAGACGGCGGCGCCGATCAGCTCTACGGTTTTGCCGAAGCGGCCCATGGGTGTCCGCATCAGCAGTTCCTGGCCGCGGGGCGTGCTGTCGAGGAGTTCTGCGTTCAGATCGGTACGGAAGACGCCGGGAGCGATGGCATTCACCGTCACGCCCTTCTTCGACCACTCGACGGCCAGAGATCGGGTGAGCGAGGCCACACCTGCTTTACTGGCTGCATAGGCGGCCACTTCGGTGAGAGCAACAAAGCTGTTCAGCGAGGCGATGTTGATGATGCGTCCGTAGCCGCGATCGAGCATAGGCTTGCCGAAGACCTGGCAGGCGTGCAGCGTGCCGGTAAGGTTGGTATTGAGAATATTGCTCCACTCTTCTTCCGAAACGGTCAGCGTGGGCGTGCGCTTGATGACTCCTGCGCAGTTGATGAGGATGTCGACCTTGCCGAATTTTTCAAGCGTGGCCGCCTGTAATTTTTCGAGCGAGGCGCGGTCGCAAACATCCGAAGTAAGGCGCAGAGTTTTGCGTCCGCGTGCTTCGATCTCCTTTGCGGTATCGTCGACCTGTTGCTGACGGCGCGCCGTGGCGACAACATCGGCGCCCGCTTCGGCGAGGCCAAGACTCAGGGCGCGTCCGATTCCGGAGGTGCCTCCAGTTACAACTGCAATTTTGCCTGTCAGGTCAAAGAGCTGGTTCATGATTTCTTTCTCCGTTCTGTTTGTGAGCAGGCCAGAAGCCTGCAGCTTTGCAAGGATCTCGTCGACGGCCTGTTCCGGACTTCCGGCAACAGAGATCGACCAGGCTGAGGAAGGCTTTTCGAGCGTCTCCATCTGGCTGTCGAGCAGCTTGGGGTTCATGTAAGCATGATGGCGTGACTGGATCCGCTCTCTTACCACGTCGGCGGGTGCATAAAGATCGATCAGGCGGTACTCGTTTGCTCCGAAGCCATCGACGAGCCGTTCGCGGTACGCCTTCTTGAGAGCCGAGCAGGCGAAGATGGCGCTCCTGTCCTCTTCAAAATATTTCGCCATGCGATCGTGCAGAGTGGCGAGCCAGGGCAGGCGGTCGGCATCCGTAAGAGGGATACCGGCGGCCATTTTCTCGCGGTTCGCCTTCGAGTGATAATCGTCGGCGTCTTCGAATGCCCAGCCGGTACTTGCGGAGAGCAGCTTGCCGATGGTCGTCTTGCCAATGCCGCTCACACCCATCAAAATCAGAATCATTCTTTCTATCCCTTTAATGTTTGTGGAATGTGGCTACAGCCCCAGTTCCGGGTTGGCGAGG
This Acidisarcina sp. DNA region includes the following protein-coding sequences:
- a CDS encoding glucose 1-dehydrogenase, producing the protein MILILMGVSGIGKTTIGKLLSASTGWAFEDADDYHSKANREKMAAGIPLTDADRLPWLATLHDRMAKYFEEDRSAIFACSALKKAYRERLVDGFGANEYRLIDLYAPADVVRERIQSRHHAYMNPKLLDSQMETLEKPSSAWSISVAGSPEQAVDEILAKLQASGLLTNRTEKEIMNQLFDLTGKIAVVTGGTSGIGRALSLGLAEAGADVVATARRQQQVDDTAKEIEARGRKTLRLTSDVCDRASLEKLQAATLEKFGKVDILINCAGVIKRTPTLTVSEEEWSNILNTNLTGTLHACQVFGKPMLDRGYGRIINIASLNSFVALTEVAAYAASKAGVASLTRSLAVEWSKKGVTVNAIAPGVFRTDLNAELLDSTPRGQELLMRTPMGRFGKTVELIGAAVYLASEASSFVTGQVLVVDGGFLASGVNQ